Proteins encoded together in one Thermoanaerobaculia bacterium window:
- a CDS encoding sigma-70 family RNA polymerase sigma factor, with amino-acid sequence MSDAPSIDAAGIALPSGADSPHAERFFLSQLPTIDRIIAFVCRRNRLSGAEADDVRSLIHLKLIENDYEILRRFRGQSTLRTYLTVVIQRRFLDYRISEWGKWRPSAEARRLGPIAIELERLTVRDGLSRDEAIESLSTRGGDPPSREALLETCRRLPNRARRRFVGDESAQEVPAADDVERDVFHRQLAPSGRKAGIALREALAELPAEDRLILKMRFEGGSTVAEVAAALRLAQKPLYRRIEGILGSLRRRLEAAGLNASEVSDFLGTLDSGPSLQTGSGG; translated from the coding sequence ATGTCGGACGCGCCGTCGATCGACGCTGCGGGAATTGCGCTCCCTTCCGGCGCGGATTCGCCGCACGCGGAGCGCTTCTTCCTTTCGCAGCTTCCGACGATCGATCGGATCATCGCGTTCGTTTGCCGCCGGAACCGGCTTTCCGGCGCCGAAGCGGACGACGTCCGGTCCCTCATCCATCTCAAGCTGATCGAGAACGATTACGAGATCCTGCGCCGCTTTCGCGGTCAGAGCACTCTGCGCACATATTTGACGGTCGTGATCCAGCGCCGATTCCTCGACTATCGGATCTCCGAATGGGGCAAATGGCGGCCGTCGGCCGAGGCGCGCCGGCTCGGACCGATCGCGATCGAGCTCGAGCGCCTGACGGTTCGGGACGGCTTGAGCCGCGACGAGGCGATCGAGAGTCTTTCCACGCGGGGCGGAGACCCGCCGTCGCGAGAGGCGCTTCTCGAAACCTGCCGCCGGCTGCCGAATCGCGCGCGGAGACGCTTCGTCGGAGACGAGAGCGCGCAGGAAGTCCCCGCCGCGGACGACGTCGAGCGCGACGTCTTCCACCGGCAGCTCGCGCCCTCGGGACGGAAGGCGGGGATCGCGCTCCGTGAAGCGCTCGCGGAGCTGCCGGCCGAGGATCGTCTGATTCTCAAGATGCGCTTCGAAGGAGGCTCGACCGTCGCGGAGGTCGCCGCGGCGCTGCGCCTGGCTCAAAAGCCGCTCTATCGGCGCATCGAAGGGATCCTCGGCTCGCTCCGGCGCCGCCTGGAGGCCGCCGGACTCAACGCCTCGGAAGTCTCGGATTTCCTGGGAACGCTCGATTCCGGTCCGTCTCTTCAGACGGGATCGGGAGGGTAG